TCTGTCACAGCTTTAAGATGGAGCGTTAAATCGTAAAAAGTGGACACAGAGTTTAcacatggaaaacatttaaacgaATGAAAGTACTGGACGCTGTGAGTGTTACAGGTGAGGGCGGTGGGAACATTTATAAGGATGAAATGAGCAGatgaagtttttaaaaagcaaaaaatgagaagaaaacaaaagaacaatgcCAAGCTGAGTGGACGCACTCCTCCTGCGTATTCACATCGCTTTACAACATCTAAACGTttaaagagaataaaaaatGTGCAGCAGAGATTTACACATAGATGTGATGACAAAAAGGAGATGAAGAACTGGCGCACAGACAGAGTTAATACACCAGTATATACCCCTCATTAACACCTCATTGATCTACAGGTTTTACTGGACAAAATCAGTGGTATGCTAACCGAACCTGTAGTGATTTTCTGctataatacaaagaaaagatcAGCCAATACAGTACAGGTAGCTCTCGCTCTTATAATAATGCTTTTCTTTCATAATATCAAGTTGTCTTCCACACATCCCCGCTGACAGACCAAATGAAGACGGGATCATGTGCCGACAATGTTAACAATAACATTCAAATTAAACATTAGGACATGACAGACATAAACAAAAGTGGATATTTCCATTTAAGTACTCACTTAAATGAGATTCCCATGTGCACTTGATATGCCATGACCCTTTGATACAGTACAGTATATTAATAGTTGCATTTCAAGTTCACAGTCTTAACATTTTGACTTTCAACACTTGTAAAACTAGTCTGGTACAGTAAATCGAGCATCCAAATGCAATGCAAATggtaaaagaaaacactgtatttttttttggggggggggggggggggggatttgttTACACCCTTTCCTTCTCACATGCATCTTGTACAGCTTATGTATACACAGCCATATGATCAGCCTGGGAAGAATAAAGCAGAGCTGGAGGGGCAGGGGTGGAGGAGCAGGTAGGGTGGGGAGAGTAGGGAGGCTGATTCGGCTAACGCAGCTAACAGGCACGGGAGATTAGCCAGGCAAAGCCACGACGGGCCTGGTTGTAGAGCTTGTGAAAGATAGCAGGTATCTCCAGAGGTGGCAGAGCCCTTCTTCCCTATATCTTTATTTCTCCCCACCTTCCTGTGTCCTCCCTCCAGGCCACTGTAGAGTGAAGGCGTGCAGGTAAATATGTACCTTGAGAGTGTTGTGAGAGTTGATGCTGCGTCTGCGGCCTTCCTCCAGCTGCATCTCAGAGTAAAgatcctcctcgtcctcctccagGATGTCAGACAGGTCAGATCCTCGGCTGCTCTCTGTGTAGTACTCCTCACTGTGGCTGTAGTGGTGATGATGGTGCTAAGggaaatgaatgagagaaagcaaGCTGAAGAGCGATGGTAAGTAATAAAAGCTCTGAATTCAGGTCCTTTATtttcagcaactgtgtgatgctgtcaacCTGAAACCTGCTGAATCTGTCCCTTTAAGAGTTAAGGAAGTTCTGAATGCAAGATGTATCTTATAAAGTGTCCAAATTATAAGCCTACAGTACATATTATAATACACACATTAAGATGGGACTCTGTTTGATTTCAgactgatttgatttgatccAGCAAACCGATTCTCCTGACACGCTGAGCACAGCTTGTGTTTTCTGTAAAGTACCTGTCTGCCTAACTCGGAGCCTCTGAGGAATTCATCCACTGAGGCGCCTCTCCTCCTGGCATGAGGCGAGTCGTagccatcctcctcctcatcagagTTGACAGGATGCAAAGCATTACCTCGCTCACTGAAGATATTCCTTTTCTCGACCTGACAGGGGAAAAGTCAAACTTTTAGATggaaaaaggagagaagaaTAACCGAGAGGATGAGAAAGACAAACAAGTTGCTAACTATCTTACTATATTTTCACAAATCTAATGATTTCCTCCAAAGCACTGCTTGTTTACAAAGCAGCCTAAAAGATATTACCATTAGCTTTTTGGCTGAGAGCTCTCTCATCACAAGCTGTGAAAAGGTTTAAGAGTGAAATCCTCACACACCCGGTTACCCTCAGCAAACACTCTCTGGGCAGCTTCCCTGGCCATGGCCTTGGCGATGGTGTTGGGGATGGGGACTCCCTGAGGCTGCGGCAGGATCCTCTGTGGAGAGGGAGATCGCTGTGGCTGGAAGGGCGGTGGCTCCAGGTTGGGACCTCGCATGGGAGGCAGCGGAGACGGGGAGCGTTCCCAGGGCTGGGCTGGCCGCAGGCCCACCTCATGCTCTTTGGTTTCTGGCTCTCTGGCACTTACTAATGGTTTGGATTTGGGCATGGAGTTGCGGTGAAAATGCGGCTGTGGATAGGGAGGAGGGGGGCGGATGGGCTGCGAGTGAGGCTGTGCGTGGGGCAGCGTGTGGGGCTGGGGTCGAGGCAGAGGCTGCACCTGGGGCTGAGGGTGGTTCGGGGGGTACGTCGATGGATAAGGAGGGTGGGTTTGTGAGTGAACTGGGTGGGGTGTGGGATGGGAAGGTGCAGTGGTTCTGTGGGAAAGGCGTGGAGAGCCCAAGAGATTGTGCGGTATGATGGCCACAGGCGAGTCCTGGGACTCTCCTTGTGTTGATAACGTCCTTACAATGACTTCCCTCGCCTCCAGACCCTGAATCCTGGTTAAGTCCACAGTCACATAGTCTGCTGTGGGGTACAAGACCTCTGCTATCTGCATTTACAAAGAAACCAGAGTCTTTACCAAAGGGCAATTCAGAATGTCCTCATACAAACATACATGTATCAATATGCATTCGTAGCTTTTACATCTTGGCTGTCGTAAAAGTTCTACGAGACAGTTACCATAATTTAAAAACTCACTACAGGCAGATTTGAAGCCTTACAGCCACAGCACCATTTTTATACTTCACACTCACTTCACACCTCTCAGGGAACGTCCAAATACTTAATAAATAAAGCATATATCTGGCATTTAGttcaaaataagataaaaatgtaGTTACTGGATACATACgtgtgcataacaaaaatagCCTGTAGAAAAAGGGACCCAGGGCAAACCTGTTTATTTCTCATGCCTCGGGGCTGCATATGAACATTAAAGACTTTCTCCAGGAGATGGCAATAGAGTGCTACTGAGAAGTTACAACTCAGGAAGGCAGAGGCTACCCATTTTAAGATCTGCAGTGTAagactaaaaaaataataataataataattttttgtttgttacctTTTGTCCCTTTGTGCACACGGCGTAGCCTATCACACTGGCTCCGTTGGAGGTTCCTGAAGACGTCAGGGGCGGCGGCTTCCATCTCACCTGCAGGAACCCGGGTGTTTGACCACACTGGACCTGCACCTCCTggggagggagaggggggccTGCGGAGGACAGTGCACATTTATCAGACAAGGAGAGAGGAAATAAAGACAGACTGCCTGTTCCTGCCATCCCTGCCTGTTTTATCAAAAAAGAATGAGCTGACCTTTGTACTGTGGACCGCTGGCGTTCAATATCCACTTCACTGTGGGATGGAATAAGCATGTTCTCAATCTGGAGGATTTGTAGTACACGTCTCGAATTTAAAACCTATTTCACTAAGATGAATAGCTGGTATATCATATGATAACATCAGTCGGGAACGGCTGAATAGCAGTATTTACCAGTAggatgatttttctttctatctatAAACAGGTTTATGTCGGGGCACTGGTTGAAAAATCCAAGTCTGCCAACATTGGCTATATGTATAGCAATATCATGCTCTTGCTGACAATATTCTTCCGAGCCTCAAAAAAACCCCAGTTTGCTATTTTCTCAATCTGTCCATCCTGCATGCATACTAAACAACATGCCCATCTGTGCAGCGCCGCCGTTCACCTGCAGCCACACAGCGAGCAAGAGGGAGTCACAGTCAGTCAGCAGAATCTCCGAGCCGTGACGTGCAGCTGCGCGAGCGTCCGGGAATCTACATCAGAGCAATCTTAATCACATTTCTAAGACTGACTGTTGGGAAAAAACGCAGTCTCTGAATAGCAGCAGTAGCTGTTTGGAGATTTCATTTcctcttgtcatttttaaacgGCCCCCGTCACAAACAACGCGCTCTCCTCCGAGAGCCGAAACGAGTGTTTAAATGAATATCTCAGTGGAGCCACTTTCATTAGTAGTGGACACAAACGGCAGGCGCTGATTTCCAGGGAGCGAACTGGTAGCCGCTCTGTGCGACTaatattaaaaatgcatcactAAGCACTAATGAAGCAACTTGTTTGAAGAACACACGCTGAGTGCAGAAGCCTAATATAGCACTTCCAGATACTGCCGTCGTCACTGACAGCGGCTGTCTGCCTCCACTATTCAGACAATTTTAGACGCCTCTAATTAACATATTCAATAGATGGGATCGTTTAATGAACTCTCAGCATGCGGGCTCGTCAGCTGCCAACACAAAATGTCAATTCAAACTTCAGCCTCGATCTCCGtctttcccccctttctctctctcttttttcacttCTTGACGTCATAACTCTCTGTCATCTCCCGTTTGGCTCCACTTTTCTCAGTGACTGCCATAATAATTGGAAGTGTCACCTTCCATGGTAAATGGAAGGTGTCACACATTAAACATCCCTCCGAGTGCATATAAAAAGCAATAATATGAACCATATTCAATCTATAGGCAACAACGGGCTGACTAGTTTTACCTGTCCATGGCTTTTCTCGCTTGACAGCAGGGCCGTGAGACCCAAGTTAACACTGGCAACAGTCAAGCAACAAAGAGCCTCCTGGGAGAAGAAATCCCAGAGATGCATGCTTAATATTTACACCCTTGTTTTCAGAATACTTCTTAAGCGGGTTTTCACATTACAGCTTTATCGGAAcgtcttttttcttgtttgttcgTGTTTCTACCCTTTACGTCTTatcacaaaagcacacacacagatcctcGAGGGCAATATAAAGGTAGCTGGGGAAGAATCTAAATGACTAAAATGTTTGTAAGTGTAATGACCTTGATGCGTGTGCCCGATTAAACACGATGACTGGTACCTCAGATGGAAATTTTTCaggcttttatttattgtgaAATCAAAGCTTTTTATGCAGAACAAAGTCTATAAGAGCACCGTTCAGACTGGGATAAAAAGAAGGCCGTGTTAGCCTTTTATCCAAAGCATTTTGTACCTGCCTTGGTGCATTTGCAAACAACAAGACTTTGCTTCACACCGAGTGTCTGATTAACCTTATTTTCGCATGCAGCAGGCAGCTTTTTGCAGTTTGTATCGGCACCAAACAGCAGATAAGGTTAAGGACTAAGTGAGATATAGGAAGGGAAGCATGTTGTTACATATTTTTCTCAGACTTTGCTGAGTCTGTTGGATGTGTAAACATTCAACATTCACCTCAACAACTTTATACTGCCCCCAagtgggaaaaaagaaaaaaaagatagacAAGCCAaggcaaaatgtattttaagcaCAACACAAACCTtcagcagtagtagtagtattatgtGTCTTAAGCCACACCACCAAGGATTTTGTGAGGCTTTACTTCAGTAAGATGGACTGatcaaccaaccaaccaaccaaccaaccaagaGACTAACATTGATATCTCTAGTCATGCTACCATGGCTACAAATATCCGAGCATTTCTAGCCACGGCCATGCAACCATGCACCATGCAAAGGAAAATTCCTCCACTGCTGTGATTCACAAAACCAATTATTTCTGCACTGGGGTGACTTACGTTTTAAGGACTGACCTGCAGGCTGAGTGCAGAACTCCACAGAGATTTCCCTCTTTTCCCTTTGATCCACTGGAAGCTGCCAAGGCACCTGATGTGGCTGTGCGACAACCTTCACCTTGTAAACTGTCATCGGCTTCAAGTTGAAAAACTTGTACTTATAGCCCCCTGCCTTGACCATGTCATACTCTGCACCGTTGAGGAAGATGGTGTGACTGTAGTTGCTGTTGCTGGGCATCCAAGACAGCTCAGCAGAGGCCTGCGTGATGCTGTCCACCCGCAGGTAGTAAGGTGCCACCACCACGTCCTTACCCACGAGAAGAGTGCACCGAAGTTCGTCTGACGGGCCCCTGTCAGTGATGCTCTGCACTGAGATGCGGTAGGTGTGTGTGGCCAGATTGAGCTTTTCAATAAGAGACTTTGTCCTGCCCCCGTAGGGGACACTCATACGAACCTCCTTATCCACCAAGACATTGTAGCCACTAATGGAGCCCCAGCCCGGTGGGAACACCGGAGGATCCCAGCCAATAATCACACTTTTGGCCAGTTGCTTAATCAGGTTGATGCGGCGGGGATAAGGCACAATGTCTTCACCGACCTCGTCAATGCTGACATCCAAGGTTCCCGTGCCATTGGTGGAGGAGCCCAGGAGGTCCATGCCCAAGCTGCTGGTGCTTAGACAGTCTAATTTACTGTCAGACAGCAGGCTGCTTATGCCTGTTCCTGTGCCGACCCCAGGTCTTTGAGGCCTCAGGCTACTGTGGTTGAGGTAGCCAGGTTCTTTAGTTAATATGTCCCTGTGCTGGACAGAGGGCGCCTCCTCATCTTGGATAAAATCTACAAAATTGGATGGGACGAGTCCTCTCTGTCCATCCAGCAGCTCTCCTGAGGACACAATAAGGATGCAGCTGGTACTTTGGTCACGTGGTAAAGTGCAagatgtgataaaaaaaaaaaaacaacacctttttaaaaaaaggcctgACCTTCATAAAAGCCATCCTCGTCCATTGTTCCGTAAATGTAAAGGTACTTCCCAGCCACCAGGGGGAGCTCTGCCTCAGGATGCTCATTGGGTCCATCATAAGGATTGTAActacagtaaaaagaaaacaaattaattaGCTTCCAAAGTGCACACTTTTTTGTTGCAATTATTCTCcatttgggtttgttttatataaaacaccacaaacataaTATGTATGTCGAGGAAAACGATTTGCCGAGCGCTGCTTTGAaaatacaaagttttttttctgttctattATATTTGGCTGTTTGCAAATATGAGAGGGTTGAAGAGAGTGTGGGTTGAAAGCTTTGGCCCTGTTTCACAAATCTGTGTGCTTGAGGATTCCAATTATTTTCTATGCTGACAGGTTATTTTCTTTAGCAGCAGAAACACTGAGTCACATTTAAGACCACAGCGCTTGCGAGAGAAAGCAAATAACAGAGCAAGATTTTCAGTTCAGTGCGAGAGATTTTCCACCACCTCTGTTTTAAATGATCACAATGATTTCACTTTGGTTTAGGGGTAGGGGTGTAACGTAAGCACAAAGCCCTGTAGGTTTGAAATGATAAACTCATGAGGATCaaactttttttccatttatttattttacaaatacagcagtggttgaaaaagtaattgtgtgttttgtgtgcataCCTGTAGCGAGCAACACACAGACGGACCTTCCCTGTGAACCGTGGTTTGGATCTGGTGGTGGAGCTGAGATCTTTGTCCATCTGGAGAAGGAAGCATTCACAGATTTTCACAGTTTCAACATCGAATGCTTCTTAATGTTTGCACGTTCCCTTTGGTTCAATGTTTTAGCTTGTGTCAACTAAATATATTTGATCAATCCCAAATAATCTGCATGAGTAACACCGAGAAGCCTCCTGGATTCCTGCTGTGTGGATTTTCTCGTGTTCAGCCCAAAGACATTATTTAGATTAAAATGAATCAGCATTTTCCCAAATGTGCCGTCTACGTAAGGGATCACAGAGGCATGAGCGAGGGAATGGATCTAATACCGGTGAgttcatcttaaaaaaaaattataataaaaagctttttcaCAGAAACTATTAGAGCTCCACTGACCTGAGTGACAACAGAAATGCTTTTGGGTAAATACGTGGAGCAAACGATTGAAATTATTGGGAATTCTCCCACGTTGTGTCTCAACGGTGTCGTTTGGGATTTTTAGACCGTCTTTCCACAGTTTATTAGATTCCATTTGTTTGAGATGTATCGAATCGATCTGATTTCGGACGTGTAAAAAGATAGAGTACAAATGGACACTATAATATACCTCAGAGAGTAAAGCCCGCGCTGGACTGCTGGCTCGACCGCGAGTGAGGAATGTTGGCTTGACAGAGAGGAGCTCGGGCTTGTCTCCGCTGACTTGGAGTGGTCGGATGAACTCCGATATCAAAGATCTGCTTGTTGGGGCCTCATTGCCTGTGGAACAAAAGCAACGTAGCTCCACACATCACAATATAACAGAACTAATATCAAAGTCAGAATTTTCATCTTGTATTTGATTGCATGCTGTCCTTTAAAAAGGTTCTGCCatttaattcaatttgattTCATGAAATTTTTGTTAAGCAGGATGATTGATGTGGTTCTATCAGAGTACTTGTTTgctttggttttatttgtcCATCACTTCTTTGGTGAATCTCGTTCACCTTTTTTCATCAATTACTGAATTAGCTCTGTCTGTATTTATAGTCCTGTGCTTCTCCTTGTTGTCTGTGTGATCATCTGCGTGTACTCTGTGTTCCCCGGCTGTTCCATCCTGGCTCCTAGTTTTTTTGGATCACTTTATATCATTAATCTGTGGACTGTGTGCTTGTTTCTGCCTGAACTCTGCTGTTGCTATCTTCTTCCTTTTGGTTTGATTTGACTTATTCTTAGTTCTTCAACCTAACAGCATCCATGTGTTCTGTGATCTCTGTGTGGATAACCTGAATTTAGGACAAACTGAATAAAAGTGGCCCGATAGATACTGATTTTGAAGGAAAGTGACATCCAGAATGAAATGCAGTCAGCGCTGACATCATGCATCTCCACTGCTCGGCTCGCTGTTACATCACAGGCACTGTTGCACAGTGTGCCTGCCAGTGTCTGTCCTTATCCTGGGTGAGGTCAAGCCAGGTCCTGAATCAACTGCTCCTGtttctcagcctgttcctgagaGTGGTGTTGCTCCTTGAGTCACTCGCTAAAGTTTGGACTGTTTCTGTGTCAGGCAACTATTCCTGAGTCTGAGTCAGCTGACACATAACCAATTACTAAGACTGTCCCAGAGTCAGCTGCACTTTTCCAGCCAAACGCGGCTAAAGTCTTAATGGCCAGTACAGAGACTTGATTGATACTCAGACAATAAATTAAACTCCCGGCTCGACTAAAGTAAAAAGATATTTTTACTCCACCTGCAACTCCTGAATCGACTTACGCCACACCTGCCCAAAAGCCTAAACAGCACTGATGACCTACAACCAGTTCCTGAGTCATTCTACTTGCTGGCTCCCAGTGGCTACAGTGGGAGGATAGATGATATCTATTAACTCCCACCCTGAGGAAAACTGGTCTGCTGGAGTACCAAGATTCAGCCCCCTTGAGTGTCCCGCATCATTCCCTGAACTTACTCAGTTTCCCCACCTTTCAAGGTGGTATCCTCCACCACAGAGAGGGATTCTGTCCTTTCCCACAAATAGATCCCGCCTTCACCGGCACTCCTTCCTGTCTGCTGAGCACCTGTGCTGCCCTCCTTAGTAACCCAGCCACTTTGCTATCCCACCTGTTCTTCACCCACCACGCGTTACTTTACTTTTGTCTTTGAGCcctttaaatgtaagttttaaaaTAGCACAtaactttattttgtaaa
This genomic stretch from Astatotilapia calliptera chromosome 12, fAstCal1.2, whole genome shotgun sequence harbors:
- the rimbp2b gene encoding RIMS-binding protein 2 isoform X15, whose product is MGTMGCHKTCKVEKLLRQSQREVVWSQRRTLARAKKNSWVRGTDKRNEAFPLHLLDELCLLEDYSQARRLNPETLSHQRLQQKLLETEISTRRKECEALDAEVKKKNQTCQTLENELQDFLHENKHLNLQLFSNSHKASDYEEVKSEYAQLKETLGAVTQERDLALWERNQLQAKLENLEQVLKHMREAAERRQQLELEHEQALAVLNAKQQEIDILQKAQVEAKKEHEGAVHLLENHLDSMQAKVRELEEKCRTQSEQFNLLSKELEKFRLQAGKFDILSTEPLTVCESPGSPNKSLSQLLNGLAAPTEKGNEAPTSRSLISEFIRPLQVSGDKPELLSVKPTFLTRGRASSPARALLSEMDKDLSSTTRSKPRFTGKVRLCVARYSYNPYDGPNEHPEAELPLVAGKYLYIYGTMDEDGFYEGELLDGQRGLVPSNFVDFIQDEEAPSVQHRDILTKEPGYLNHSSLRPQRPGVGTGTGISSLLSDSKLDCLSTSSLGMDLLGSSTNGTGTLDVSIDEVGEDIVPYPRRINLIKQLAKSVIIGWDPPVFPPGWGSISGYNVLVDKEVRMSVPYGGRTKSLIEKLNLATHTYRISVQSITDRGPSDELRCTLLVGKDVVVAPYYLRVDSITQASAELSWMPSNSNYSHTIFLNGAEYDMVKAGGYKYKFFNLKPMTVYKVKVVAQPHQVPWQLPVDQREKREISVEFCTQPAGQSLKRPPLPPQEVQVQCGQTPGFLQVRWKPPPLTSSGTSNGASVIGYAVCTKGQKIAEVLYPTADYVTVDLTRIQGLEAREVIVRTLSTQGESQDSPVAIIPHNLLGSPRLSHRTTAPSHPTPHPVHSQTHPPYPSTYPPNHPQPQVQPLPRPQPHTLPHAQPHSQPIRPPPPYPQPHFHRNSMPKSKPLVSAREPETKEHEVGLRPAQPWERSPSPLPPMRGPNLEPPPFQPQRSPSPQRILPQPQGVPIPNTIAKAMAREAAQRVFAEGNRVEKRNIFSERGNALHPVNSDEEEDGYDSPHARRRGASVDEFLRGSELGRQHHHHHYSHSEEYYTESSRGSDLSDILEEDEEDLYSEMQLEEGRRRSINSHNTLKIIGNSPSHGSADRLDHSGRRPVHIGTPPQRRPIPSIDGYGGRRHGRGRRSPDYYEESEPEEMTRVFVALFDYDPLSMSPNPDAADEELPFKEGQIIKVFGNKDTDGFYRAEIRDRVGLIPCNMVSEIQTEDNEMMDQLLKQGFLPLNTPVEKLERNRRSGRQQPMSTRRMVALYDYDPRESSPNVDVETELTFCAGDVITVFGEIDEDGFYYGELNGHKGLVPSNFLEEVPDDVEVFLTDSPSRYPQDTPARIKTKRKKSVHFTP
- the rimbp2b gene encoding RIMS-binding protein 2 isoform X14, whose product is MGTMGCHKTCKVEKLLRQSQREVVWSQRRTLARAKKNSWVRGTDKRNEAFPLHLLDELCLLEDYSQARRLNPETLSHQRLQQKLLETEISTRRKECEALDAEVKKKNQTCQTLENELQDFLHENKHLNLQLFSNSHKASDYEEVKSEYAQLKETLGAVTQERDLALWERNQLQAKLENLEQVLKHMREAAERRQQLELEHEQALAVLNAKQQEIDILQKAQVEAKKEHEGAVHLLENHLDSMQAKVRELEEKCRTQSEQFNLLSKELEKFRLQAGKFDILSTEPLTVCESPGSPNKSLSQLLNGLAAPTEKGNEAPTSRSLISEFIRPLQVSGDKPELLSVKPTFLTRGRASSPARALLSEMDKDLSSTTRSKPRFTGKVRLCVARYSYNPYDGPNEHPEAELPLVAGKYLYIYGTMDEDGFYEGELLDGQRGLVPSNFVDFIQDEEAPSVQHRDILTKEPGYLNHSSLRPQRPGVGTGTGISSLLSDSKLDCLSTSSLGMDLLGSSTNGTGTLDVSIDEVGEDIVPYPRRINLIKQLAKSVIIGWDPPVFPPGWGSISGYNVLVDKEVRMSVPYGGRTKSLIEKLNLATHTYRISVQSITDRGPSDELRCTLLVGKDVVVAPYYLRVDSITQASAELSWMPSNSNYSHTIFLNGAEYDMVKAGGYKYKFFNLKPMTVYKVKVVAQPHQVPWQLPVDQREKREISVEFCTQPAGQSLKRPPLPPQEVQVQCGQTPGFLQVRWKPPPLTSSGTSNGASVIGYAVCTKGQKIAEVLYPTADYVTVDLTRIQGLEAREVIVRTLSTQGESQDSPVAIIPHNLLGSPRLSHRTTAPSHPTPHPVHSQTHPPYPSTYPPNHPQPQVQPLPRPQPHTLPHAQPHSQPIRPPPPYPQPHFHRNSMPKSKPLVSAREPETKEHEVGLRPAQPWERSPSPLPPMRGPNLEPPPFQPQRSPSPQRILPQPQGVPIPNTIAKAMAREAAQRVFAEGNRVEKRNIFSERGNALHPVNSDEEEDGYDSPHARRRGASVDEFLRGSELGRQHHHHHYSHSEEYYTESSRGSDLSDILEEDEEDLYSEMQLEEGRRRSINSHNTLKIIGNSPSHGSADRLDHSGRRPVHIGTPPQRRPIPSIEITMDSNSEGSEGNLSPVKEDVYYGSVARRRIWRSMSSEDQYDGYGGRRHGRGRRSPDYYEESEPEEMTRVFVALFDYDPLSMSPNPDAADEELPFKEGQIIKVFGNKDTDGFYRAEIRDRVGLIPCNMVSEIQTEDNEMMDQLLKQGFLPLNTPVEKLERNRRSGRQQPMSTRRMVALYDYDPRESSPNVDVETELTFCAGDVITVFGEIDEDGFYYGELNGHKGLVPSNFLEEVPDDVEVFLTDSPSRYPQDTPARIKTKRKKSVHFTP
- the rimbp2b gene encoding RIMS-binding protein 2 isoform X17, translated to MGTMGCHKTCKVEKLLRQSQREVVWSQRRTLARAKKNSWVRGTDKRNEAFPLHLLDELCLLEDYSQARRLNPETLSHQRLQQKLLETEISTRRKECEALDAEVKKKNQTCQTLENELQDFLHENKHLNLQLFSNSHKASDYEEVKSEYAQLKETLGAVTQERDLALWERNQLQAKLENLEQVLKHMREAAERRQQLELEHEQALAVLNAKQQEIDILQKAQVEAKKEHEGAVHLLEAKVRELEEKCRTQSEQFNLLSKELEKFRLQAGKFDILSTEPLTVCESPGSPNKSLSQLLNGLAAPTEKGNEAPTSRSLISEFIRPLQVSGDKPELLSVKPTFLTRGRASSPARALLSEMDKDLSSTTRSKPRFTGKVRLCVARYSYNPYDGPNEHPEAELPLVAGKYLYIYGTMDEDGFYEGELLDGQRGLVPSNFVDFIQDEEAPSVQHRDILTKEPGYLNHSSLRPQRPGVGTGTGISSLLSDSKLDCLSTSSLGMDLLGSSTNGTGTLDVSIDEVGEDIVPYPRRINLIKQLAKSVIIGWDPPVFPPGWGSISGYNVLVDKEVRMSVPYGGRTKSLIEKLNLATHTYRISVQSITDRGPSDELRCTLLVGKDVVVAPYYLRVDSITQASAELSWMPSNSNYSHTIFLNGAEYDMVKAGGYKYKFFNLKPMTVYKVKVVAQPHQVPWQLPVDQREKREISVEFCTQPAGPPLPPQEVQVQCGQTPGFLQVRWKPPPLTSSGTSNGASVIGYAVCTKGQKIAEVLYPTADYVTVDLTRIQGLEAREVIVRTLSTQGESQDSPVAIIPHNLLGSPRLSHRTTAPSHPTPHPVHSQTHPPYPSTYPPNHPQPQVQPLPRPQPHTLPHAQPHSQPIRPPPPYPQPHFHRNSMPKSKPLVSAREPETKEHEVGLRPAQPWERSPSPLPPMRGPNLEPPPFQPQRSPSPQRILPQPQGVPIPNTIAKAMAREAAQRVFAEGNRVEKRNIFSERGNALHPVNSDEEEDGYDSPHARRRGASVDEFLRGSELGRQHHHHHYSHSEEYYTESSRGSDLSDILEEDEEDLYSEMQLEEGRRRSINSHNTLKIIGNSPSHGSADRLDHSGRRPVHIGTPPQRRPIPSIDGYGGRRHGRGRRSPDYYEESEPEEMTRVFVALFDYDPLSMSPNPDAADEELPFKEGQIIKVFGNKDTDGFYRAEIRDRVGLIPCNMVSEIQTEDNEMMDQLLKQGFLPLNTPVEKLERNRRSGRQQPMSTRRMVALYDYDPRESSPNVDVETELTFCAGDVITVFGEIDEDGFYYGELNGHKGLVPSNFLEEVPDDVEVFLTDSPSRYPQDTPARIKTKRKKSVHFTP
- the rimbp2b gene encoding RIMS-binding protein 2 isoform X18; translation: MGTMGCHKTCKVEKLLRQSQREVVWSQRRTLARAKKNSWVRGTDKRNEAFPLHLLDELCLLEDYSQARRLNPETLSHQRLQQKLLETEISTRRKECEALDAEVKKKNQTCQTLENELQDFLHENKHLNLQLFSNSHKASDYEEVKSEYAQLKETLGAVTQERDLALWERNQLQAKLENLEQVLKHMREAAERRQQLELEHEQALAVLNAKQQEIDILQKAKVRELEEKCRTQSEQFNLLSKELEKFRLQAGKFDILSTEPLTVCESPGSPNKSLSQLLNGLAAPTEKGNEAPTSRSLISEFIRPLQVSGDKPELLSVKPTFLTRGRASSPARALLSEMDKDLSSTTRSKPRFTGKVRLCVARYSYNPYDGPNEHPEAELPLVAGKYLYIYGTMDEDGFYEGELLDGQRGLVPSNFVDFIQDEEAPSVQHRDILTKEPGYLNHSSLRPQRPGVGTGTGISSLLSDSKLDCLSTSSLGMDLLGSSTNGTGTLDVSIDEVGEDIVPYPRRINLIKQLAKSVIIGWDPPVFPPGWGSISGYNVLVDKEVRMSVPYGGRTKSLIEKLNLATHTYRISVQSITDRGPSDELRCTLLVGKDVVVAPYYLRVDSITQASAELSWMPSNSNYSHTIFLNGAEYDMVKAGGYKYKFFNLKPMTVYKVKVVAQPHQVPWQLPVDQREKREISVEFCTQPAGPPLPPQEVQVQCGQTPGFLQVRWKPPPLTSSGTSNGASVIGYAVCTKGQKIAEVLYPTADYVTVDLTRIQGLEAREVIVRTLSTQGESQDSPVAIIPHNLLGSPRLSHRTTAPSHPTPHPVHSQTHPPYPSTYPPNHPQPQVQPLPRPQPHTLPHAQPHSQPIRPPPPYPQPHFHRNSMPKSKPLVSAREPETKEHEVGLRPAQPWERSPSPLPPMRGPNLEPPPFQPQRSPSPQRILPQPQGVPIPNTIAKAMAREAAQRVFAEGNRVEKRNIFSERGNALHPVNSDEEEDGYDSPHARRRGASVDEFLRGSELGRQHHHHHYSHSEEYYTESSRGSDLSDILEEDEEDLYSEMQLEEGRRRSINSHNTLKIIGNSPSHGSADRLDHSGRRPVHIGTPPQRRPIPSIDGYGGRRHGRGRRSPDYYEESEPEEMTRVFVALFDYDPLSMSPNPDAADEELPFKEGQIIKVFGNKDTDGFYRAEIRDRVGLIPCNMVSEIQTEDNEMMDQLLKQGFLPLNTPVEKLERNRRSGRQQPMSTRRMVALYDYDPRESSPNVDVETELTFCAGDVITVFGEIDEDGFYYGELNGHKGLVPSNFLEEVPDDVEVFLTDSPSRYPQDTPARIKTKRKKSVHFTP